The sequence below is a genomic window from Theobroma cacao cultivar B97-61/B2 chromosome 6, Criollo_cocoa_genome_V2, whole genome shotgun sequence.
GCGTATATcacacataataaaaaatcacaTGAGCTAATGACATGGTAGCTGACTTGGCATGTTAtccaaatggtgccattttaATCTAAATCCTATGCTTAATTTTGCCTCAATTTCACCCGTTATACTTCATCTCCTCTTCGATCCAGCTTTCTTGTCCTTCGAGATGGACACGTGCACGGTCACTGGTAAAGTGGTACCAATTGACAACAAACATTGCAGAATGTATTAACTCGTGTCTAAAGAATGCAAGACAAATGCCAAACACCATTTTAATCAAGTTCATTAGAGACATGTTTCAATGTTGTTTCCATGAGTAACACAAGTAAGGTGTTAAAGTTTCCACGCCCTAAAGGCCTTAAGCTACCTCTCGATTAAGCCAAAAATTCAATGAATCACATCACTTTATAGTTAAACCTATCAATTGAATTGATGATTTGTATATGAAGTGCTAGCCATTTCCATTAGATGTTAACTTGTTAATGATTTGTATAAAGTGTTGATATACCAagatttgtataatttttagATGTCTGTGAACTTCTCctaaaaatatgtaaatatgtgagAAGTCAAGCCTATATTATGTGTTGTTAAATGTCATGGTTGAAAAAGTTGTTCCACGACACATCGAAAAAATGATGTTGTTATACGttattttctaaatatttGTTATACGACATATTGCGAAATGTTATTGTTACTTTTTGTGAAAAATATGTTGTTGacaccatgttgaaaaatataatgttaCATACCatgttaaaaatatagttgttaaatgtcatgttcaaaatttatttgttatatgttatattgaaaaatgtaattattaCACGTCACgttgaaatttaattattacacattatgttgaaaaatgtaatTGTTACATGCTATGTTGAAGATTTAGTTGTTATACCtcatattgaaaatttaattattacaaattatattgaaaaatatagttaTTACATGccatattaaaaatttaattgttacacatcatgttgaaaaatgtagtTGTTACACATAATGATAAAATAGTTGTCACACACCATGCCATAATTTAAACCATTTTGATTTAACAGAAAAGACTTTTTAACCAAATTACCCTTCCATATCTTACATGACAAGTCAACGCCCACGTCATATGCGTGTTCTACAAACGCCATACACCTCTTATCTTTGCTCTTAATtgtaaagaacaaaaaatgcttagttttttattataacaattaaaaCGTTTGACTCTAAATTGACAAAAACTCAAAACTTTCAACCTCATACTTaacatttaatcttttttttatcatattttctcTTTAGTTTCCAAATGCATACCAACCAATCATAATGcctttcaattttattttttaaacataaattttcattttattgttacttttattattattattcctCCTCTTAACAGTAAATTAAAAAGCATTTTTAAGTAAATAGacaaatatatagtataattaaaataaaattctttactTTCATGATCAACAACAAACTATTATATGTTAATCATTTTAACTATGTGACTCTTTCTTCATTCATAATTAGATACAATTTTATTTGTGCATATAAAAGACTTGGCTGAGAATAATTCTCTTATGGAAACTCATATGATTATGCCATTTGCTAAATTCAAATGGCGCAAAAAAAGGTGAAGAGACCAGTACTAAATATAACAACAAAAGTACTCATTTAAAGACAATTTCAGCAAAAAGCTGATAATCCgataataaatataacaacAAAACTAATCATGCAAAGACAAAAATTGCTGGACCCACCCCTCTTACATGTAATTGAAATTTCGTGATAGGAAGTATCCCTATCTTCGGATAAATAAATGTTTCTTttagattatttatttttaatataaataaatagcCACTTCCGTTAAGAAGcgtttttgttatttaaccTCATTTCCATCTGTAAATTTACAAGTTTTACTCGCATAAATAAGCATTATTACATTTgactttttgttattcttttaacTGTTTACCTCATTTTAACCCGATATAATATTACTTTTGTTCTATAACTAAACTAAAATACAATAAACAATAAAGAGTGCATAAAACTTACATAAgctcttaaaagtaaaaacagaaCTACCAAAAACAGGAACGGAATTGCAATACAGCGGCGAGCCAGACCTTCCGACATAGAATCTCCTCATAACCTTCAACCAATGTCTAACAATCGTTCAATAAACACGAAGAGGAAACAGAGGAAGGGGAGGGAGAAAACAAGTGGGAAAGGGAAAATTTAATACACAAGCTATATGAGAAAATGAACACCAGATTGCAGGAACGGACAAAATGCCTGCAAACTAGTAGCGGACAACATCCTGGAGGCAATCATAAAAGTGAGAAAGCTTAATCTTTTCTTTGCCAGAGTATATTGCCTCTGCAGCTCCACCTTGCTCTCCCTGAGCTGCCATCTCGATCAACATATAAAGCTTCTTGATAGGCAtctaagaaaaatgagaaCAGAAGTAAGCAGTTAGTATCAATGATAACAAACTTTCCTTTGCTTTGTCAAGTACTATAAACATGTGTGCGTGCGTGTAGGTGTGCGCACATGCACACGGAACTGAGACCGAGTTTCATCTGTTTGCCTTTATATGTCATACTATTGTCTAGACCGAGATGTTAGTGTAAAAGTTCAAAGACAGATAACTCAGGTTCAATGCTCCAAGTACAGTGGACAGTAATCAAAACATCAATGCAGAAGCAAGCAAATTTCCCCACCAGAAACTCATCATGAAGATTCACATATCTAAAGCTCAAATATCTCGAAATATCAGAACATGATTCTTTATAGATTATTCCACATGCTCCTACTCTCAACCTGATTTCCTCACTAACTTTAAACATGCAAGGATGCACTCATTCATGAACACAAATCTACACTCTACCTTGACTCTTTGGTCCTTCCACCCATCACTTCGAACATGCACAAGTGCATATTTGCATGTACAGTTGCACACTTGAAGAGAAGCATGTATAACAGATGTGCCTATTAATGAATCAAAATGAGGCAGGTTGTTTAAACAAGTTACCTAACAATTCACCCAACTAAAGATACAAAATTAACACCCATGAGGCAACTTCAAATGAataatgtcaaaattttcaatgcaGCAACATTTCcatgtaattaataatttggCATTTAGAATATGCTTGGCTGATAAAGATAAAGCTAGTGACAAAACATTGAAATAAAACTATAGCAATAAGGAAATTGTCCTCAAGTGCGACAGGAGGGTAACTATGTTCAAACTCACATCATTCAGGGCCTCTGCAGCTGCACTGACATCTTCTTCAGCAAACACATTCAGTTGGTGTAACACCTGGGGTAAAAAGGGcagattaaataaatttaactcaGTAACTAAAAGCAACAGTAAACTGTTTCGTTTTAGAGCTCAGTACAAACATGACAATGAAACATTCACCAAGAATATCAGTCCAGAAACCAGACAATAGTTAACAATGTAGTTGGGGAAGTACAGGTGATTAGTAAAACTATCTGCTGGCAAAGAAATTTCCACATGTTTCAATTCAATTACTTCCCCAAGTTGACCCAGCTGCTTTAATAAAAGCAGATGAAAGCTTTAAGAGTTATTAAGAGAATATTAATGCTattctctaaaatttttctGCTGTTGCGGTATAAAATAGGCATAGCATTAACTGGGGCAAATCGGCACTGACACGCcaaaagcaaaacaacaatttCATATCCTAGATAATTTGTGGAAAGAAGCAAAATTGACAACATTATTACCTTCTTTGCATCATTTGTCTTCAATGTAGGAAGATGATAAGTAACAGAGAAAGAATCAGAAATACCGACTGAATCTAAGAAGCCCACCTCACTAGTTGTCCCTATCACCAGAAGTTTTTTCCCCTGAAAAAGCATTTGCAcatttaaataacaattaatggAAAACTTAATTCAGATTAAAAGATACTGACTAAAGTTAGCAAGATTCTCAATTTACTTATTTGACATCTGATTTTCTTAACATATGTATCAAATCATATCTTCTATTATGTTTATAAATTAACTAGTAAGCGGCATAGGATTTGTCAATCAAGAGAAAGCAAAAGAGCATATATTATCCACTTCGTtcacttctctttttttaattaaaataaaagaaaaagctttacATAATTCCGAAGTGACCATCTGAAATACTGGATCACAATAAAATACATAGAGAAACAAGGGACCAAAGAGAAACCTTAGGAGGAAGACGTTTGAGAAGGACTAACAATGTCTGagaaattatatttgaaaaacGGGGGCCAATAGCAACATACTCCAGTAGCCTGCAACAATAATTAACCAATTATTTCTGTCCACATGGCACGTTTCAAGTCAAGATGAGTAGCATAAGTTTCTGATTCCCCCTACCTTTCTATGTCATCAAGGATAATGATGCTCAAGGGTGACTTGTATGCATCCTCAAATACCTGCCAAAATATACTAAATTCAATAATATCCTTAACTTTTTCTACTTTAGATTATCTTAGCTGATATCTGATGCACAAATATTCCTAGTTATCAATTTCCAAACATAAATCAGAATGTCTTGAATATCTGAGAGTAAAATAGCTTAACACAGAAGCAAAGTTCCAGTTTAGAccaataatttattaaactAGAAGTACTCATAGAACATCCAGATTTCAAGATCTTGGCACCACAAACCTTGACAATCTGTGCACATTTTGTACTCTCATGAAGGCCAATCATCGATTCAGCCGAGACCTACACaattaaagttataaaaatgttaaaaacaGGAATCTTAACAAAGAACAAAAGGCTGCAATATATCCCATACATGCTAAGAGGTAGGAGCTTACTATCTTGACGTATGGGAAGTCGCTGTCAATGCCAACAGTAGCTGCCAATGCAGTTTTGCCGCTGTGCAAGTCAACTTAGATTCAGTTAAAGTTAAAACTAAAagatgcaaaacaaaaaaaaaaaaaaatcctgaTGCCTACCTTCCGCTTGGCCCTTCTAGAAGAGATGTAAGAAGAGGACTTCCTTTGCTTACTTTAACTTGCTCTACCAGCAGCATTGCTCTCTGATAAATGTGCTTATGCCGATCACCACAGTCCACCATGCCATTAAGTCTGAAAATTATGTTATGTAAAATAATTCAGGCAATGATACTCAAAAATGAAAGATACAACTATGAGTCATATTCTGCTAGAAATctcaagagagagagacagagagaatgagaaaatattttaaataaacgGACTCCAATTCTTCAAACACCAATTCAAGGTTCAAgataaatattcatattttccAAAGCCAACCTAAGAACAATGACCTATAAATCTAACCATGCTTAAAGCAACCAAGTAATCAGAACAACTGGAGtgaaacaaaattattaaCAAACGGCTGAAGGCTGAAAACATAAGACTACATGTGATGATCACAGTTCACATTTTGTTTAAGCAAAGCagtttgaaattattaataaCTACAAAAGTTGAAGGCTTGAAGCATCATTGCCAAGACTATTACCTTACCAtgagaacaaaaaaatgagGTGAATTCAAGTATAATGGAAATTAACATCTTGTAATTGAAGAACTGAAACTTGTACTAATTTGAACTGAAAAAATCACCTGCATCGCTCAAGGTCATCAGTTGAGGCCCCAAATGCAGGAACAACTTCTACGAGCGCATTAAGAAAATCATCCATTGTAACTTTAATGCTTTCTTCATCCACTGGCTTGGTAAGATCATCCATACTTACTTGTCTATTCAAAGCAAAAGAGACTGCACTTTTCACAACACCTTCAAGTTCTGCTCCACTGTAATTCTTTGTACGAGCAGCTGAATAGGAAAAGGAGCAATTAGAAACTTGTAAGGCCCAGCTCAAATTATAGTCAAAACCATGTCCATATgcttcagaaaaaaaaagggaaataattaaaataagacTATAATACAGAGAGAGGTGCAAATTTATGTAAAGAAACAATCAGCAATAATTTCTAGAGCCTTTTTAGGCATTTCTCTCCTCATTcctgattatttatttttaatcttcCCAACTCAAGATCCATTAAAGAATTCTTGGCAAATCACAAACACAAGGACATTATTCTTCTCTGGAGAGGAGTGGGAGGACCAATTTCAATAGCAAAACATTTTGGCACTTTAGGCATCTTATCATTTGAATTTTCCAGAGCTcacatacatacaaaaataataataaaaattttacccCAAGTTTGATCATCCAGAGAACCCCAGAGAATATTTCACAATCCATCAAGGACAAAACTAAGGACAAGtaaaaaacaactttaaataTCGAACATCAAGATCTATCAGCCTGTATATTTTTTGGAGCAGACAGAACatgaaataaatgaataaaaccTTTAACCCTTTAATAGTTAATTCTTCCAAAGCAGTGAAGAATGTAAATCCCACAACCATTCATTACTAATAAACATACCAAGCTCTTGAAGGCTAACATcaggagaaagaaaagaattctcTTTCATCTTGTTTGTGTGGATCTGAAGAATCTGCAAACGACCATTTTCATCAGGAAGACTTATCTCAACTTGAACCTCCAAACGTCCTGGCCTACAGAAGATTTCAAAGATTCAATTAAGATCAAGACATTTCATGGAGTAATATAATTACACCATCATCAACAAACTTTTTATTGCCTACGACACTGAAAGTCCACAAAGCACACACATTTAcacatatcaaaaatcacATACTCAGAATGTTGACAGTTACTTGCAGCATGTTTATTCCAGATAATGACTACAAATCTTACTCATAGGCCATCAAGTTCTCCGTAATAACCAACATTTTTCTGTAGCTCTTTTAGGCTTTGGAAATTTTAATGTCCACATCCCACAACAACAATAAAATGCATCAATATTTAGTTTCTAGTCATTGGTTGTTAATCATGCTTCTTACCATAGAGGATGATCTACAGTGACAAAGAGGTAGGTAGGTAGGTAGGTAGATAGATAGATAGGTTTGCCTTGTGTATgtttatgtgtgtgtgtgtgagagagagagagagagggagagcgAAGAATGGAGGAGGGAGGGAGCAACCTTAAAAGGGCTTCATCAAGCAAATCCTTTCTGTTGGTCATTCCAATAAGCAAAACATTATTGAGAGACTCCACGCCATCTATCTGAAAAGTAAACAATCCTTTAGTTAAAGTAATCACATCAATAACGCATCTTAACCAAAAGAACCTGAGAAAAATGGCATGAGACAATTGCTATTGATTTTTAAGACTCAGAACTCTCAGGAACTAGTCACTGACCTTTGTAAGCAGCTGGTTCACAATGCTGTCATGAACACCAGTACCATCTCTAGTTGAGCCTCTTGActgaaaaaacaaataaaaccgCATATTACTCTCGTCatgaaaagaaacaataaCACAAATAAACAGCCTCAGCTCAATTGTCTAGATACTCATTacttttcagaaaaaaaaattgtctaGATACTCATTAGCATTGGATCTTTTATAGATTCAACACACAACCCAGCACACAGCCCAAGGGTTATTTACATAATAGGCCACATCACATATCCCTTCACATATTGAGAAATAAACTGGCatataacttgaaataaattttttatgaagaTTCCCCTGATTTTGTTAGCATCTTGAACACTACAACATACATAGAAAGGTGCAAAAATACTTTATCAACATCAGATAATGATTCTAGAACTTAAATAGGATCAAGCTCTTTGCAACAACTTTATTATAACTGGttcaatattttaaagaaCATGTGCATTTTGAAAGTcacaatacaaagaaaattagaaacaTCACATGAAACAAGATGAAAGTGCTACTGTTGATCTAAGGGATGAGAACATGTATATAAAGCAGTCTTTTACCTTACAAATAGCATcgatttcatcaaaaattatGACATGCAAATCACTGTCATCACCTGAAAAGTCAAAAGACGTGATACTTCATTATAAAATTAGAAGAGTAAACcagaaaactaaaactagTGAGCACATATCTCTTACCACGGGTCCTTTGATCATTCTCAGCATCTGCAAATAGGTCCCTAACATTCTTCTCAGTTTCACCAACAAATTTGCTCAGGACTTCAGGGCCATTAACAATCTATTTGATTCACCAAGAAGGAAAATTTTACACTAACTCAATAACAGTAATATGTAATATTCACCACATAGACAAACATAATTGTGAATAAAGTCGAATGCAGGAGCTCTGAAACATGAATGGAAGAAAGCAGTCTGATAACAGGACAAGAAGACACTATACAACAGACTTCACTCAAAGAAGGTTATACACTCCGATGCCAAAACAGCAACTACTGCAACATGGGGAAGACAGTAAATAATATGATACACAAAAACATACAAGGTGGAAAAACACACAGTTGATATGCCCACAGAAAGTGTTAATCAACATTGCGTCCCGAAACAGCTTCCAACAGCACATTTCAAAATGCTATTGATACTATGACAATCATGGGATGTGCACCAGACAGCAAAACAATTAACAATATCTTTATTACCTACAGCCAACCTATTACGTGCAATTCCAGGTTATATATTGAGATGAAACATAgacaaaaacataaattttatcCCATCTGAAACATGAATAATCAGAATAAAATGATCAAAGCATGCAGgctcaaataaaaataaaccgTGTTAACTAAAATGGTCAACCAAACTCCAACCTTTGGTTCCTTTCCATTTAACATCTTTCCAATCTGCCGAGCCATGAGAGTTTTGCCAGTACCAGGAGGTCCATAAAGTAGCATGCCTTTTACATGCTTAATCCCCAACCTGGAACCTCAAAAGCTTTCTCATTAGATGCACAAACATATAGGTATATGAAACATAATTAATATGGTTTGAAGAATAAGTTATGTTACTTGTTAGTCACATGAGGAGGAAAAACACGAGAAGCAAAAGCTCTTCGGAATATATCAGCAAATTCTGCACTTAAGCCACCAATACCCAGTGATTGTAGATTAAACTCTTTGTGCCTAAAGATATTACTACTGGCAGCTTCACGCTGATTGACAATCTGCAAGAAAAACACAAGTCGGTGAACCATTTAAGTTAGTCACATCAAGCTGATTAAATTACAATCTTACCGTGTAAATGTAATCAAATCTAATCTATCTGAATGACAATGACATCCATTGGTAAAAATTCTGCCAGAAAAGAGGTGAAGGAAACAAAATGCTACTAACATATTAATACATAACCTTTATTCCACTTGAATTTTGTGCTTCAAAGATAAAGTAGGTATCACTGGAAATCATCCCC
It includes:
- the LOC18596846 gene encoding vesicle-fusing ATPase isoform X2, which gives rise to MAGRFGSQFSTVATMIVTSTPSADLAFTNLAYCSASDLHNYAVPGTRLFLANVGDDFVLSVSPHESIRNGYVALNAIQRRVARVSNGDTVSVSRFIPPEDFNLALLTLELEFVKKGTKSEQVDAVLLSNQLRKRFVNQVMTAGQKVTFEYHGNNYIFTVNQAQVEGQEKANAPDRGMISSDTYFIFEAQNSSGIKIVNQREAASSNIFRHKEFNLQSLGIGGLSAEFADIFRRAFASRVFPPHVTNKLGIKHVKGMLLYGPPGTGKTLMARQIGKMLNGKEPKIVNGPEVLSKFVGETEKNVRDLFADAENDQRTRGDDSDLHVIIFDEIDAICKSRGSTRDGTGVHDSIVNQLLTKIDGVESLNNVLLIGMTNRKDLLDEALLRPGRLEVQVEISLPDENGRLQILQIHTNKMKENSFLSPDVSLQELAARTKNYSGAELEGVVKSAVSFALNRQVSMDDLTKPVDEESIKVTMDDFLNALVEVVPAFGASTDDLERCRLNGMVDCGDRHKHIYQRAMLLVEQVKVSKGSPLLTSLLEGPSGSGKTALAATVGIDSDFPYVKIVSAESMIGLHESTKCAQIVKVFEDAYKSPLSIIILDDIERLLEYVAIGPRFSNIISQTLLVLLKRLPPKGKKLLVIGTTSEVGFLDSVGISDSFSVTYHLPTLKTNDAKKVLHQLNVFAEEDVSAAAEALNDMPIKKLYMLIEMAAQGEQGGAAEAIYSGKEKIKLSHFYDCLQDVVRY
- the LOC18596846 gene encoding vesicle-fusing ATPase isoform X1, yielding MAGRFGSQFSTVATMIVTSTPSADLAFTNLAYCSASDLHNYAVPGTRLFLANVGDDFVLSVSPHESIRNGYVALNAIQRRVARVSNGDTVSVSRCRFIPPEDFNLALLTLELEFVKKGTKSEQVDAVLLSNQLRKRFVNQVMTAGQKVTFEYHGNNYIFTVNQAQVEGQEKANAPDRGMISSDTYFIFEAQNSSGIKIVNQREAASSNIFRHKEFNLQSLGIGGLSAEFADIFRRAFASRVFPPHVTNKLGIKHVKGMLLYGPPGTGKTLMARQIGKMLNGKEPKIVNGPEVLSKFVGETEKNVRDLFADAENDQRTRGDDSDLHVIIFDEIDAICKSRGSTRDGTGVHDSIVNQLLTKIDGVESLNNVLLIGMTNRKDLLDEALLRPGRLEVQVEISLPDENGRLQILQIHTNKMKENSFLSPDVSLQELAARTKNYSGAELEGVVKSAVSFALNRQVSMDDLTKPVDEESIKVTMDDFLNALVEVVPAFGASTDDLERCRLNGMVDCGDRHKHIYQRAMLLVEQVKVSKGSPLLTSLLEGPSGSGKTALAATVGIDSDFPYVKIVSAESMIGLHESTKCAQIVKVFEDAYKSPLSIIILDDIERLLEYVAIGPRFSNIISQTLLVLLKRLPPKGKKLLVIGTTSEVGFLDSVGISDSFSVTYHLPTLKTNDAKKVLHQLNVFAEEDVSAAAEALNDMPIKKLYMLIEMAAQGEQGGAAEAIYSGKEKIKLSHFYDCLQDVVRY